The Streptomyces sp. V3I7 genome segment GGCAGCCGCTGGAGCGGGTGGAGTCCATCGGGCGCCAGGTGAACGAGAACGCGCGCAGTTTCGGCGTCGCTCTCAGCGCCTGTTCCACCCCCGCCAAGGGCAGCCCGACGTTCGATCTGCCGTCCGGCGAGCTGGAGTTGGGCATCGGCATCCACGGCGAGCCGGGACGGCAGCGGCGGCCGATGATGACGTCCGGCGAGATCGCCGACTTCGCGGTGAACGCGATTCTGGAGGACATGCCGCCTCGGGTTCCGGTCCTCGTGCTCGTCAACGGCATGGGTGCCACCCCGCTGCTGGAGCTGTACGGCTTCAACGCCGAGGTGCAGCGGGTGCTCGCCGAGCGCGGCGTGGTCGTGGCCCGCACCCTGGTCGGCAACTACGTCACCTCCCTGGACATGGCCGGTGCCTCGGTCACCCTGTGCCAGGTGGACGAGGAACTGCTGCGGCTGTGGGACGCGCCGGTGAAGACGGCGGCGCTGCGCTGGGGAATGTGAACGCGACGGCCGACGCCTCCGACGTACCTACCACGCAAGGAGATCCAGTGCTCGACGCCGACTTCTTCCGCCGCTGGATGGCCGCGGCCGCCGCGGCCGTGGACCGGGAGGCGGACCGGCTCACCGCCCTCGACTCGCCCATCGGGGACGCCGATCACGGCACCAACCTGCAGCGCGGGTTCCGGGCGGTGACGGCCACGCTGGAGAAGGAGGTGCCCGCGACGCCGGGTGCCGTCCTGACCACCGCCGGCCGTCAGCTCATCTCGACCGTCGGCGGGGCCTCCGGTCCGCTGTACGGGACGCTGCTGCGCCGTACCGGCAAGGCGCTCGGGGACGCGGCCGAGGTCGACGAGGCGCGGTTCGCCGAGGCGTTCCGGGCGGGCGTGGACGCCGTCATGACGCTCGGCGGTGCCGCGCCGGGCGACAAGACCATGATCGACGCCCTGGTTCCGGCGCTCGACGCGCTCGGCGACGGCTTCGCCGCGGCGCGGG includes the following:
- the dhaL gene encoding dihydroxyacetone kinase subunit DhaL, coding for MLDADFFRRWMAAAAAAVDREADRLTALDSPIGDADHGTNLQRGFRAVTATLEKEVPATPGAVLTTAGRQLISTVGGASGPLYGTLLRRTGKALGDAAEVDEARFAEAFRAGVDAVMTLGGAAPGDKTMIDALVPALDALGDGFAAARAAAEEGAQATIPLQARKGRASYLGERSIGHQDPGATSSALLVAALEEAAGE